One stretch of Qipengyuania gelatinilytica DNA includes these proteins:
- the recJ gene encoding single-stranded-DNA-specific exonuclease RecJ, whose translation MATTALPHVYGVSQSLTGRAWRWRGGNMDLGQGHVGDDEAIVRQLLLARGVAAEDVPRHLTPTLREFLPDPSEFNDMETAADRIAQAILSREKITIYGDYDVDGATSSALLIRLLRELGVDADYYIPDRLLEGYGPSGEALVKLGESGSSLIVTVDCGAMAHEALAMASDAGIDVIVVDHHKCSPELPRAAALVNPNRLDENDLAAAHGHLAAVGVAFLLAIALVRTLRARGFFEDRKEPDLFALLDIVALGTVADVAALHGLNRAFVAQGLKVMGRRDNIGMSALIDASRLKRAPICSDLGFALGPRINAGGRVGESTLGVRLLTTEDAEEAREIAAQLSALNEERRAIEAEVQQAAEEQLAGQHNRAVHVVAARGWHPGVIGIVAGRIKEKTGKPSLVIALDETGEGKGSGRSIAGVDLGAAIIRAREEGLLVKGGGHAMAAGLTVEESRLEDFADWLDTHLEAAVSRADANREMLLDLAVAPGGLTPALVDALERGGPYGMGWPGPRVAVGPVRLVKCDIVGTDHVRLIASGDDGKSFKGIAFRAADSDMGQALLHGSRGRRLWLAGRVKIDDWGSRPQAELHLEDAAFAD comes from the coding sequence ATGGCCACAACCGCACTTCCTCACGTCTATGGCGTATCGCAGTCGCTTACCGGACGCGCATGGCGCTGGCGGGGCGGCAATATGGACCTTGGTCAGGGCCACGTGGGCGACGACGAGGCCATCGTCCGCCAGCTGCTGTTGGCGCGCGGTGTCGCTGCCGAGGATGTGCCGCGCCACCTCACGCCGACCTTGCGCGAATTCCTGCCCGACCCGTCCGAGTTCAACGATATGGAGACCGCGGCAGATCGTATCGCCCAGGCGATCCTGAGCCGGGAAAAGATCACGATCTACGGCGATTACGACGTCGATGGTGCCACCAGTTCCGCGTTGCTGATCCGCCTTCTGCGAGAGCTTGGCGTGGATGCCGACTACTACATTCCCGACCGCCTTCTCGAAGGCTACGGCCCGTCGGGAGAGGCGTTGGTCAAGCTTGGCGAGAGCGGGTCGAGCCTGATCGTGACCGTCGACTGCGGCGCGATGGCGCACGAGGCGCTCGCGATGGCGAGCGACGCCGGGATCGATGTGATCGTGGTCGATCACCACAAGTGCTCACCGGAGCTTCCAAGGGCAGCGGCACTGGTCAATCCCAACCGCCTCGACGAGAACGACCTCGCTGCGGCGCACGGGCATCTTGCGGCAGTCGGCGTGGCCTTCCTGTTGGCGATTGCGCTTGTTCGCACCTTGCGTGCGCGAGGGTTCTTCGAGGACCGCAAGGAGCCCGACCTGTTTGCGCTGCTGGACATTGTCGCCCTGGGCACCGTGGCCGATGTGGCGGCCCTGCACGGTCTCAACCGCGCATTCGTGGCGCAGGGTCTCAAGGTCATGGGCCGGCGGGACAATATCGGCATGTCTGCCCTTATCGACGCCAGCCGCCTGAAGCGGGCACCGATCTGTTCGGACCTCGGCTTTGCGCTTGGTCCGCGGATCAATGCCGGTGGCCGGGTCGGCGAATCGACGCTCGGCGTCCGCCTGCTGACCACCGAGGATGCAGAGGAAGCGCGCGAGATCGCTGCGCAATTGTCCGCTCTCAACGAGGAACGCCGGGCTATCGAGGCCGAGGTGCAGCAAGCGGCGGAAGAGCAGCTGGCCGGCCAGCACAACCGTGCAGTCCACGTGGTGGCGGCGCGCGGTTGGCATCCGGGCGTAATCGGTATCGTCGCCGGACGGATCAAGGAAAAGACCGGCAAACCGTCTCTCGTCATTGCGCTCGACGAGACCGGCGAAGGAAAGGGTTCGGGCCGCTCGATCGCCGGTGTCGACCTCGGTGCTGCGATCATCCGAGCTCGCGAGGAAGGCCTACTCGTCAAAGGCGGCGGCCACGCGATGGCTGCAGGCCTGACAGTCGAAGAATCGCGCCTCGAGGATTTTGCCGACTGGCTCGATACGCATCTCGAAGCAGCGGTTTCTCGCGCAGACGCCAATCGCGAGATGCTGCTCGACCTCGCAGTTGCGCCAGGCGGGCTTACCCCCGCGCTGGTCGATGCGCTCGAACGGGGCGGCCCCTATGGAATGGGTTGGCCGGGACCGCGCGTTGCAGTCGGTCCCGTCAGGCTGGTGAAGTGCGATATCGTCGGCACCGACCACGTCCGGCTGATTGCCAGCGGGGACGATGGCAAGAGCTTCAAGGGAATCGCCTTCCGCGCTGCGGACAGCGA
- a CDS encoding AHH domain-containing protein has translation MEGRSIKLSGRTRLAFRAVNRRGAPGHVPGLQRHHLLPCQLLAQGCFGKMFDAIGRLHIGFDDFRANGMLLPAQEDAALRMALPMHRGPHRDYNDMVIERVGHIESCWSRKRASDPKMAREHALMRLGLLQAALRKRLLDGARPFLLNRRDPSASKPDFTELDALAEQLWHAT, from the coding sequence TTGGAGGGGCGCTCGATTAAGCTATCCGGCCGCACGAGGCTGGCGTTTCGCGCGGTCAATCGCCGCGGCGCACCGGGCCATGTTCCGGGCCTCCAGCGCCATCACCTGTTACCCTGTCAGCTTCTCGCACAGGGGTGCTTCGGCAAGATGTTCGATGCGATCGGGCGGCTTCACATCGGTTTCGACGACTTCCGCGCCAACGGGATGCTGCTTCCGGCGCAGGAAGATGCTGCATTGCGCATGGCTCTGCCGATGCATCGCGGGCCGCACCGTGACTATAACGATATGGTCATCGAACGCGTCGGGCATATCGAGAGCTGCTGGTCGCGAAAGCGCGCAAGCGATCCGAAGATGGCACGCGAACACGCGCTGATGCGGCTCGGCCTGTTACAGGCGGCGCTGCGCAAACGGTTGCTCGACGGGGCGAGGCCCTTCTTGCTCAACCGGCGCGATCCAAGCGCGAGCAAGCCCGATTTCACCGAGCTCGATGCGCTTGCAGAACAGCTATGGCATGCGACCTAG
- a CDS encoding alpha-hydroxy acid oxidase: protein MRVSDCHNIDDFRRLAKARLPWPVFDYIDGAADDELTKARNTSAFDDVDLVPDVLAGVETIDTSCTIMGCRSELPLMLSPTALQRAFHRDGERAVARAAEKFGVWFGISSLATHSIEEIAALTSAPKLFQLYVHKDKGLNASMIERCKAADFDALALTVDTIVSGKRERCLRSGFTTPPRFSASSLWSYATRPRWTLDYVFGPKFRLPNLDSYVAEGSGKAVSIQEYFNTMLDTGMDWDTAARIRQDWGGTFALKGVMSVADARRAVDIGADAIWISNHGGRQLDGSRAPFDQLKEIVDAVGGEIEIILDGGVRRGTHVMKSLAMGATAASGGRLYLYALAAAGQDGVERALTILKEEIERAMRLMGVTNVQQLNRERLRFR, encoded by the coding sequence ATGAGGGTTTCCGACTGCCATAATATCGATGACTTCCGCCGGCTCGCAAAAGCGCGGCTGCCGTGGCCGGTATTCGACTATATCGACGGCGCTGCCGATGACGAGCTGACCAAGGCGCGCAACACTTCGGCCTTCGACGATGTGGACCTCGTGCCCGATGTGCTCGCGGGCGTGGAAACCATCGACACGAGCTGCACGATCATGGGCTGCCGGAGCGAGCTTCCCCTGATGCTCAGCCCGACTGCGCTGCAACGCGCCTTCCACCGCGATGGCGAGCGGGCGGTTGCGAGGGCGGCAGAGAAGTTCGGCGTATGGTTCGGCATTTCCAGCCTCGCCACCCATTCGATCGAGGAGATCGCAGCGCTCACCAGCGCGCCCAAGCTGTTCCAGCTCTACGTTCACAAGGACAAGGGGCTGAACGCCAGCATGATCGAGCGCTGCAAGGCGGCCGATTTCGACGCACTGGCGCTGACCGTCGACACGATCGTTTCGGGCAAGCGCGAGCGGTGCCTGCGTTCAGGCTTCACCACCCCGCCGCGTTTTTCCGCCAGCTCGCTATGGAGCTACGCGACGAGGCCGCGCTGGACGCTGGACTATGTCTTCGGGCCAAAATTCCGCCTGCCCAATCTCGACAGCTACGTGGCCGAAGGCTCCGGCAAGGCGGTGAGCATCCAGGAATATTTCAACACCATGCTCGACACCGGCATGGACTGGGATACCGCCGCTCGCATCCGTCAGGACTGGGGCGGGACATTCGCCTTGAAGGGCGTGATGAGCGTCGCCGATGCCCGGCGCGCGGTGGATATCGGAGCCGATGCGATCTGGATTTCGAACCATGGCGGCAGGCAGCTCGATGGCAGCCGCGCTCCCTTCGACCAGCTGAAGGAAATCGTCGATGCCGTCGGCGGAGAGATCGAGATCATCCTCGACGGCGGCGTGCGGCGCGGGACGCATGTGATGAAAAGCCTCGCCATGGGCGCCACGGCAGCTTCGGGCGGACGGCTCTATCTCTACGCACTTGCCGCTGCAGGCCAGGACGGCGTCGAGAGGGCGCTCACCATCCTCAAGGAAGAGATCGAGCGGGCCATGCGCCTGATGGGCGTCACCAACGTGCAACAATTGAACCGCGAGCGGCTGCGCTTTCGGTAA
- the ilvC gene encoding ketol-acid reductoisomerase, protein MQVYYDADCDQQLIKDKKVAIVGYGSQGHAHAQNLRDSGVGEVVIALREGSATAKKAEGAGFTVKTVAEAAEWADVLMILAPDEHQAAIYADEVAGKMRPGTALAFAHGLNIHFGLIDPPADVDVIMIAPKGPGHTVRGEYIKGGGVPCLIAVHQESNQSGGNGFAKQLALSYASAVGGGRSGIIETDFKEECETDLFGEQAVLCGGITHLIQAGFETLVEAGYAPEMAYFECLHETKLIVDLLYEGGIANMRYSISNTAEYGDIKTGPRIITEETKAEMGRVLKDIQSGRFVKDFVLDNQAGQPELKASRKAAAAHPIEKTGAQLRAMMPWIGANKLVDKDKN, encoded by the coding sequence ATGCAAGTCTATTACGATGCCGATTGCGACCAACAGCTGATCAAGGACAAGAAGGTCGCGATCGTCGGCTATGGCAGCCAGGGCCACGCCCACGCCCAGAACCTGCGCGACAGCGGGGTCGGCGAGGTCGTCATCGCGCTGCGCGAAGGCTCGGCCACGGCGAAGAAAGCGGAAGGCGCGGGCTTCACGGTGAAGACTGTGGCCGAAGCTGCCGAGTGGGCAGACGTCCTCATGATCCTCGCCCCCGACGAGCATCAGGCGGCGATTTACGCCGATGAGGTCGCGGGCAAGATGCGCCCCGGCACCGCCCTCGCCTTTGCGCACGGCCTCAACATCCATTTCGGCCTCATCGACCCGCCCGCAGATGTCGACGTCATCATGATCGCGCCCAAGGGGCCGGGCCACACCGTGCGCGGCGAATACATCAAGGGCGGCGGCGTGCCCTGCCTCATCGCGGTCCATCAGGAGAGCAACCAGTCAGGCGGCAACGGTTTCGCCAAGCAGCTCGCCCTGTCCTATGCCAGCGCTGTCGGTGGCGGCCGTTCGGGCATCATCGAAACCGATTTCAAGGAAGAGTGCGAAACCGACCTCTTCGGCGAACAGGCGGTGCTGTGCGGCGGCATCACCCACCTCATCCAGGCTGGCTTCGAAACGCTGGTCGAGGCCGGATACGCGCCCGAAATGGCTTACTTCGAATGCCTCCACGAAACCAAGCTGATCGTCGACCTGCTCTATGAAGGCGGCATCGCGAACATGCGCTATTCGATCTCGAACACCGCCGAATACGGCGACATCAAGACCGGCCCGCGCATCATCACCGAAGAGACCAAGGCCGAGATGGGTCGCGTCTTGAAGGACATCCAGTCGGGCCGCTTCGTGAAGGACTTCGTGCTCGACAACCAGGCGGGCCAGCCCGAACTCAAAGCCAGCCGCAAGGCCGCAGCCGCTCACCCGATCGAGAAGACCGGCGCGCAGCTTCGCGCGATGATGCCCTGGATCGGCGCCAACAAGCTGGTCGACAAGGACAAGAACTGA
- a CDS encoding M28 family metallopeptidase produces MGLRGKLGIAAAGLAGFLIIAGNTQALRATEYATGLEAFIGERVTTEQRRTAAVRIMSELAEAGIEARLQSYDTGNTNWALDLVLPPVLGANVAVEIPSTEPSEQTIVIGAHYDTVKGSPGADDNASGTYAVIELAKRVSEMPMRRMNVVFVWFDQEEIGLVGSKIFAANWKASGLALHSMHNIDMIGFDGNGDGRFDLDVPEGELAEIYLEEAEALGIPIARDTFNSSDHASFRKFGFRAVCLSEDFSHKDINPTYHRRGDKTIDREYMQSGIDLVAAVMKRLLEQ; encoded by the coding sequence ATGGGATTGAGGGGTAAGCTCGGGATTGCCGCGGCAGGTCTTGCGGGATTCCTGATCATTGCGGGCAACACGCAGGCGTTGCGCGCGACGGAATATGCGACAGGTCTCGAAGCTTTCATCGGCGAACGCGTCACTACCGAACAGCGCCGGACTGCGGCAGTTCGGATCATGTCGGAACTGGCCGAGGCCGGGATCGAGGCGAGGCTGCAGTCCTATGACACCGGCAATACGAACTGGGCTCTCGACCTCGTCCTGCCGCCGGTTTTGGGTGCCAATGTCGCCGTAGAGATCCCCTCGACCGAGCCGAGCGAGCAGACCATCGTCATCGGCGCGCACTACGACACCGTAAAGGGCAGTCCCGGGGCAGACGATAACGCCAGCGGCACCTATGCTGTCATCGAGCTGGCGAAGCGCGTGTCGGAAATGCCCATGCGGCGCATGAACGTGGTCTTCGTCTGGTTCGACCAGGAAGAAATCGGGCTGGTCGGCAGCAAGATCTTCGCTGCGAACTGGAAGGCGAGCGGGCTTGCGCTGCACTCCATGCACAATATCGACATGATCGGTTTCGACGGAAACGGTGACGGGCGTTTCGACCTCGATGTGCCCGAAGGAGAGCTTGCCGAAATCTATCTCGAGGAGGCGGAGGCGCTCGGCATTCCGATCGCCCGCGATACCTTCAATAGCTCCGATCACGCGAGCTTCCGCAAATTCGGATTCCGTGCCGTCTGCCTGTCGGAAGATTTCTCTCACAAGGACATCAATCCCACCTACCATCGCCGCGGCGACAAGACGATCGACCGCGAATATATGCAAAGCGGCATCGACCTCGTTGCGGCCGTCATGAAGCGCCTGCTTGAACAGTGA
- a CDS encoding DUF4329 domain-containing protein, producing the protein MDRNKLLYALCGAAFLVVMFNLLTKERAPPRERVVSLSVLTDYAKKTLSDIQGRSLANSQEYCGVIFEDEEGNLQTSTIYPGERAECAFDWGVPLGYHVVASFHSHGGFDTQYASEIPSSVDLATDIDARIDGFVGTPGGRIWHNQWEKEATEMLCGEGCLEVDPRYTRFKQETGARSNIAQRYSMDELNAIFGTTGP; encoded by the coding sequence ATGGATCGCAACAAGCTGCTCTACGCTTTGTGCGGCGCCGCCTTCCTGGTGGTGATGTTCAACCTGTTGACGAAAGAGCGCGCCCCGCCCCGCGAACGGGTGGTAAGTCTCTCCGTCCTGACCGACTATGCGAAGAAGACGCTGTCGGACATCCAGGGCCGGTCACTGGCCAATAGCCAGGAATATTGCGGCGTCATTTTCGAAGACGAAGAAGGCAATCTCCAGACCTCCACCATCTATCCCGGAGAGCGCGCCGAGTGTGCTTTCGACTGGGGTGTGCCACTAGGCTACCATGTCGTCGCCAGCTTCCACTCGCATGGCGGGTTCGACACGCAATATGCGTCCGAAATCCCGTCCAGCGTCGATCTTGCGACCGACATCGATGCGCGTATCGACGGTTTCGTCGGCACACCGGGCGGCCGGATCTGGCATAACCAATGGGAGAAAGAGGCAACCGAGATGCTGTGCGGCGAAGGCTGTCTCGAAGTCGACCCTCGCTACACGCGGTTCAAGCAAGAGACGGGTGCACGAAGCAATATCGCGCAAAGATATTCGATGGATGAGCTCAACGCGATATTCGGTACAACGGGGCCATGA
- a CDS encoding NAD(P)H-dependent flavin oxidoreductase, with translation MTLPAPFDKLRIPVIGSPLFIVSGPELVIAQCKAGIVGSFPALNARPQSELDEWLHRITEELATHNRDNPDSPAAPFAVNQIVHRSNDRIEADMATCAKWQVPLVITSLGAREEIFNAVRGWGGITMHDVINNRFAHKAIEKGADGLIPVAAGAGGHAGTLSPFALMQEIREWFDGLVALSGSIAHGRSILAAQALGADFAYIGSPWIATEEANAVEGYKQGIVEGSADGIVYSNLFTGVHGNYLRSSIENAGLDPENLPQSDPSKMNFGSGGNTKAKAWKDIWGSGQGIGTVKSVGPVADMVARLENEYIAAKEALAKATA, from the coding sequence ATGACCCTGCCCGCCCCCTTCGACAAGCTGCGCATCCCCGTCATCGGATCGCCCCTTTTCATCGTTTCGGGACCGGAACTGGTCATCGCGCAGTGCAAGGCAGGTATCGTCGGCAGCTTCCCTGCCCTCAATGCCCGACCGCAGAGTGAACTCGACGAGTGGCTCCACCGGATCACCGAGGAACTGGCCACGCATAACCGCGACAATCCCGACAGTCCGGCAGCGCCCTTCGCAGTCAACCAGATCGTGCACCGGTCGAACGACCGGATCGAAGCCGACATGGCGACTTGCGCCAAGTGGCAGGTGCCGCTGGTCATCACCTCGCTCGGCGCGCGTGAGGAAATCTTCAACGCCGTGCGCGGCTGGGGTGGGATCACCATGCATGACGTGATCAACAACCGCTTCGCGCACAAGGCGATCGAAAAGGGTGCCGACGGCCTTATTCCCGTTGCTGCGGGCGCCGGAGGCCATGCCGGCACGCTCAGCCCCTTTGCGCTGATGCAGGAAATCCGTGAATGGTTCGACGGACTGGTCGCGCTGTCGGGCTCGATCGCGCATGGCCGTTCGATCCTCGCGGCACAGGCGCTTGGCGCGGATTTCGCCTATATCGGGTCGCCATGGATCGCGACCGAGGAAGCCAATGCTGTCGAAGGCTACAAGCAGGGCATCGTCGAGGGCAGCGCCGACGGGATCGTCTATTCGAACCTCTTCACCGGGGTGCACGGCAATTACCTGCGTTCCAGCATTGAGAACGCCGGCCTCGACCCGGAAAACCTGCCGCAAAGCGATCCGAGCAAGATGAATTTCGGGAGCGGCGGCAACACCAAGGCCAAGGCTTGGAAAGACATCTGGGGTTCGGGCCAGGGTATCGGCACCGTCAAGAGCGTCGGGCCGGTCGCGGACATGGTTGCGCGTCTCGAGAACGAATACATCGCCGCCAAGGAAGCGCTGGCGAAGGCTACCGCCTAG
- a CDS encoding amidohydrolase family protein: MSETILEPDLPIIDPHHHLWDLRPLIPAFPEPRHDFIEAIAGAAYYTFDELQQDTRGGLEGGHNIVGTVFMECGAFYDASRGDDMKSVGEVEFVNGVAAQGASGLYGDYRPCAGIVGHADLTLGDKVHPVIEALVAAGNGRFRGIRHAAAWDADPEVLGPPFHAPEGLYLSDAFRAGFAAYAKHGLTFDAWLLEPQLGDVLDLAKAFPDQTIVLDHCGTPLNIACYRGKLHENFDRWRRSIHALAECDNVHLKLGGLAMAFCGLPEDGPMTGHTSEHLAGLWRPYIETCIESFGPDRAMFESNYPVDRWGASYEVLWNTFKRLAQGHSADEKHALFAGTAARVYGIEHVLPAG, encoded by the coding sequence ATGAGCGAAACGATACTCGAGCCCGACCTGCCGATCATCGATCCGCATCACCATCTTTGGGACCTGCGCCCATTGATCCCCGCCTTTCCCGAACCGCGTCACGACTTCATCGAAGCGATCGCCGGAGCCGCCTATTACACCTTCGACGAGCTGCAACAGGACACGCGCGGCGGGCTGGAGGGCGGCCACAACATCGTCGGCACCGTCTTCATGGAATGCGGCGCCTTCTACGATGCCAGCCGCGGCGACGACATGAAGAGCGTCGGTGAAGTCGAGTTCGTGAACGGCGTCGCCGCCCAGGGCGCTAGCGGGCTCTATGGCGATTATCGACCCTGTGCAGGGATCGTGGGCCACGCCGACCTCACGCTGGGCGACAAGGTCCATCCGGTGATCGAGGCGCTGGTTGCCGCGGGCAATGGCCGTTTTCGCGGTATCCGCCATGCGGCCGCGTGGGACGCCGATCCCGAAGTGCTCGGCCCTCCGTTCCATGCCCCCGAAGGCCTCTACCTGTCCGACGCATTCCGCGCAGGCTTCGCGGCCTATGCCAAGCATGGCCTGACCTTCGATGCCTGGCTGCTCGAACCGCAGCTTGGCGATGTGCTCGATCTCGCCAAGGCCTTTCCCGACCAGACCATCGTTCTCGACCATTGCGGAACGCCACTGAATATCGCCTGCTATCGTGGAAAACTGCACGAGAACTTCGATCGCTGGCGACGTTCGATCCATGCCCTGGCCGAATGCGACAACGTGCACTTGAAGCTGGGCGGCTTGGCGATGGCATTCTGCGGCCTGCCCGAAGACGGTCCGATGACGGGCCATACCTCGGAGCACCTGGCAGGCCTGTGGCGCCCCTATATCGAAACCTGCATCGAAAGCTTCGGTCCGGATCGCGCGATGTTCGAATCGAACTACCCGGTCGACCGCTGGGGCGCGAGCTACGAAGTTCTCTGGAACACCTTCAAGCGCCTGGCGCAGGGGCATTCGGCAGACGAGAAGCATGCGCTGTTCGCCGGCACCGCAGCGCGGGTTTACGGGATCGAACACGTGCTCCCCGCAGGCTGA
- a CDS encoding DUF6151 family protein gives MGATDNLEFECRCGAVSGELRNVGPSKGDRYTCYCKDCRGLARYLEREDTLDEAGGASVYQTRVGNLSIERGLDHLASVNLAGKQTLRWFCKDCRTPLFNTMDNGRWPFLSMITASIDPNERNRVLGPPRGSVFAQFATGPNVVTPPVSAFTMIRRVVVRLFADKLSGARKRYPLFDAETSAPIAVPRKLTPEEYRDITR, from the coding sequence ATGGGCGCGACCGACAATCTGGAATTTGAATGCCGATGCGGCGCGGTCTCGGGCGAATTGCGCAACGTCGGCCCGTCGAAGGGTGACCGCTACACCTGCTACTGCAAGGATTGCCGGGGCCTGGCACGCTATCTGGAGCGCGAGGACACTCTCGACGAGGCGGGTGGAGCTTCGGTTTACCAGACCCGCGTCGGCAATCTCTCGATAGAGCGCGGTCTCGATCACCTCGCCTCTGTCAATCTGGCAGGAAAGCAGACCCTTCGTTGGTTCTGCAAGGATTGTCGAACGCCGCTGTTCAACACCATGGACAACGGCCGCTGGCCCTTCCTCAGCATGATCACCGCCTCGATCGATCCGAACGAGCGGAATCGCGTCTTGGGGCCACCGCGCGGAAGCGTTTTCGCGCAATTCGCAACGGGACCCAACGTCGTCACCCCGCCGGTTTCGGCCTTCACCATGATACGGCGGGTGGTGGTCCGGCTTTTTGCCGACAAGCTATCGGGGGCAAGAAAGCGCTACCCACTGTTCGATGCGGAAACTTCCGCACCGATTGCGGTCCCTCGAAAGCTCACGCCCGAAGAATACCGGGACATCACCCGGTAA
- the leuA gene encoding 2-isopropylmalate synthase, with protein sequence MPMLTDPSVKYSPFPQVPLTDRQWPSRTITAPPRWLSTDLRDGNQAIVDPMDAHKKNRFFDLLVEVGVKEIEVGFPSAGATEFDFISGLVKSGRIPDDVMVQVLTQSREDLIRTSFASLTGARAAIVHLYNAVSPAWREVVFGMTKDQVRDIAVHGAKVMRDEAAKQPDTDWHFEYSPETFSTAELDFSLEVCEAVMEVLAPTPEHPIIFNLPATVEAATPNIYADQVEYFIRNLPNRDSAVISLHTHNDRGTGVAAAELALMAGADRVEGCLFGNGERTGNCCLVTMALNMYTQGVDPKLDFSDIDRVIETVEYCNELPVHQRHPYGGELVYTAFSGSHQDAIKKGFAAHEVQNDPHWRVPYLPIDPADLGRSYEAVIRVNSQSGKGGFAWVLEQDQGLKLPKKMQADFSPHVQRMADRLGRELGAADIWDAFKSAYHVQTEEKHFQLVDYEERRATDGTRLFSGTIAVNGQEQSVSGRGNGLISSVLSTIEESFGLALEIVDYTEHALTTGRDSRAAAYLECRTPEGRTIWGVGIDEDVATASVRAVLSAANSAVA encoded by the coding sequence ATGCCCATGCTCACCGACCCGAGCGTCAAATATTCGCCCTTCCCGCAGGTCCCGCTGACCGACCGGCAATGGCCTTCGCGCACGATCACCGCCCCGCCCCGCTGGCTGTCTACCGACTTGCGCGATGGCAACCAGGCGATCGTCGACCCGATGGACGCACACAAGAAGAACCGCTTCTTCGACCTGCTTGTCGAAGTCGGCGTTAAAGAGATCGAGGTCGGCTTCCCCAGCGCAGGCGCGACCGAGTTCGATTTCATCTCCGGCCTCGTGAAGTCGGGCCGCATTCCCGACGATGTGATGGTGCAGGTTCTCACGCAAAGCCGCGAAGACCTGATCCGCACCAGCTTTGCCAGCCTCACCGGCGCGCGCGCAGCCATCGTCCATCTCTACAACGCCGTCAGCCCCGCATGGCGCGAGGTCGTCTTCGGCATGACCAAGGACCAGGTCCGCGACATCGCGGTCCACGGCGCCAAGGTGATGCGAGACGAGGCGGCGAAACAGCCCGATACCGACTGGCATTTCGAATATTCGCCAGAGACCTTCTCGACCGCCGAACTCGATTTCAGCCTCGAGGTTTGCGAAGCTGTGATGGAAGTGCTTGCGCCCACGCCCGAGCACCCGATCATCTTCAACCTGCCTGCGACCGTCGAGGCGGCAACGCCCAATATCTACGCCGACCAGGTCGAATATTTCATCCGCAACCTGCCCAACCGCGATAGCGCGGTGATTAGCCTGCACACCCATAACGACCGCGGTACAGGTGTAGCGGCAGCCGAGCTTGCGCTGATGGCCGGCGCCGACCGTGTGGAGGGCTGCCTGTTCGGCAATGGCGAGCGCACGGGCAATTGCTGCCTCGTGACCATGGCATTGAACATGTACACGCAGGGCGTCGACCCGAAGCTCGACTTCTCCGACATCGACCGCGTGATCGAGACGGTCGAATACTGCAACGAACTGCCCGTCCACCAGCGCCATCCCTATGGCGGCGAGCTGGTCTACACGGCCTTTTCCGGCAGCCACCAGGACGCGATCAAGAAAGGCTTCGCCGCGCACGAGGTCCAGAACGACCCGCACTGGCGCGTGCCTTACCTGCCGATCGACCCCGCCGATCTCGGCCGCAGCTACGAGGCCGTCATCCGTGTGAACTCGCAATCCGGCAAGGGCGGCTTTGCCTGGGTGCTGGAGCAGGACCAGGGCCTCAAGCTGCCCAAGAAGATGCAGGCCGATTTCTCACCCCACGTCCAGCGCATGGCAGACCGGCTTGGCCGCGAACTCGGCGCTGCAGACATCTGGGACGCGTTCAAGTCCGCCTATCACGTCCAGACCGAGGAAAAGCATTTCCAGCTGGTCGATTACGAGGAGCGCCGCGCCACGGACGGCACACGCCTCTTCAGCGGTACGATTGCCGTTAACGGACAGGAACAGAGCGTCTCGGGACGCGGCAACGGCCTGATCTCCAGCGTCCTGTCCACCATCGAGGAAAGCTTCGGCCTCGCTCTGGAAATCGTCGATTACACCGAGCACGCGCTGACCACAGGCCGCGATAGCCGCGCAGCCGCCTATCTCGAATGCCGGACACCGGAAGGCCGGACCATCTGGGGTGTGGGAATCGACGAGGACGTGGCGACCGCAAGCGTTCGCGCCGTGCTGAGCGCTGCGAACTCCGCTGTCGCCTGA
- a CDS encoding flavodoxin family protein — protein MTELPLLIAWHSRTGTSEALARAALEGAGDLAEMIEASEVREEHMLAARGYLFACPENLATMSGMMKEMFDRLYYPVLGKIEGRAYATIIAAGSDGEGAQRQLDRIATGWRLKRVADPMIVNTDAQTPERILAPKTVSQSDLQLARDIGEGLAQGLDAGIF, from the coding sequence ATGACCGAGCTCCCCCTCCTGATTGCCTGGCACAGCCGCACCGGAACGAGCGAGGCACTCGCCAGGGCCGCTCTGGAAGGCGCCGGCGACCTTGCAGAGATGATCGAGGCAAGCGAAGTACGGGAGGAGCACATGCTCGCGGCCCGTGGATACCTGTTCGCTTGTCCGGAAAACCTCGCCACCATGAGCGGGATGATGAAAGAGATGTTCGACCGGCTCTATTACCCCGTCCTCGGGAAGATCGAGGGCCGTGCCTATGCGACGATCATCGCGGCCGGTTCGGACGGGGAGGGGGCGCAGCGCCAGCTGGATCGGATCGCAACCGGATGGCGGCTGAAGCGTGTGGCGGATCCCATGATCGTGAATACCGACGCGCAAACGCCGGAGCGGATTCTGGCTCCGAAGACCGTTTCGCAATCCGATCTGCAGCTTGCCAGAGACATTGGGGAAGGGCTCGCCCAAGGGCTTGATGCCGGAATTTTCTAG